CATCGAGAAGCTCACCATGTACATCAACAAGGAAAACGGTGCCGTGCTCACACAGGATGAAAGCGGCAATGCGCATATCGTCACGAAATACGACATCATCCAGGCATTGGGAAGCTGACCATGTTATTTACAGATCAATTAGGCAGAAGCGTGGAGATCCCCTCTCCTCCCCGGCGCATTGTATCCGTAGTGCCGTCGCAGACCGAGCTGCTGTATGACCTGGGCGTCAGCGTAACGGGCATCACCAAATTCTGTGTGCATCCTGAAAGCTGGTTCCGGAGCATTACCCGCATCGGTGGTACGAAGCAGCTCAATATCGAAAAGATCATTTCCCTGCAGCCGGATCTCATCATTGCCAACAAGGAGGAAAATGAAAAAGCGCAGATAGAAGCCCTCGCCGCAAAATTCCCCGTCTGGATCAGCGATATCCAGAACCTGGGAGATGCCTGCAATATGATCCTTTCGCTGGGAAACATCCTGCAAAAAACATCCGAAGCCCTGTCCATAACATCCCGCATCAAAGAAGGGTTCGCGCGGCTGCAGCCCCCATCTCTGGCTATCCCTGCGGCGTACTTCATCTGGCGGAACCCATGGATGATAGCGGGCGGGGATACCTTTATTCATGAAATGATGCATGCCTGCGGTTTCCGCAATGTATTTGAAGACATGCCCCGCTACCCTGTTATTTCCCTCGCACAACTGGCAGCCAGCGGATGCCGGCTGGTACTGCTGTCCAGCGAGCCTTACCCCTTCTGTGAAAAACACATCGCAGAAGTGCGGGAGTATCTGCCGGATGCGGACATCAGGCTGGTGGATGGCGAGATGTTCTCCTGGTATGGCAGCAGATTGCTGCATGCGCCGGAATATTTCCGGGAACTGATGGTATCGTTACAACACTGATTCCCCCGGACCCGCCGCCGCCCGCTTCCACCAGGCTGTTATCCCCTTCCGCGCGGTTTCCTGCCGCTACGCCGCAGGAACGAGGCAACCCCGAAAGATACCGCTCCGTAATACTTGCAAACAAACCACTCAATTTATGGAAAGAAGAGATTTTTTGTCCAACATGGGCATAACGCTTGTTATTGCCTGTGCGGGCGGGATAGCGGCTTGCAGCAAAGGCGGGGACACCCCGGAACCTGCACCGAATCCAAACCCGAATCCCAACCCGAATCCCGGTGGGGCCCGGCTTACCGTCAACCTGAATTCGCAGATCCCGAATATCGGCGACTACATTATCAGCAGCGGCGTGGTATTGATCAGGCTTGCCGCAGGCAATGTACCGGCATCCTTTTCGGCGCTCACCAGTACTTGTACCCATGAAGGCTGCACCCTGTCCAACTACGCCTCCGCAACACAAAAGATAGAATGCGGCAGTTCCTGCGGGCATGGCAGCCGTTTCAATACGGATGGCACCGTGAGCAACGGCCCTGCCACCGGTGCATTGACAAAATATACGGTGGAGATCAGCGGCACTACCCTGACGGTGAAATAAATCCCTCATTAAACAACAACAAATAAAACCAGTGCTTTTTTAGCCATAGCAACCGTTTGCAGGCCATATTCCTGTAAATTTTTCAAAAAAGATGCATCTACGCCGCAAAATCTTGCAAAATTGCAAAATTTGAATTCCCTATATTTGCTTTCCTTAAATCAAAACAGAAACATATCATTTATGGGAAAGTACAAAGCCGGCGTATTATTCGGTGAAGAGCTGGAAGCGCTCTACAATGATGCCAAAGAAAATGAATTTGCTATGCCTGCGGTAAACGTGGTAGGCACTGACTCCGCGAATGCAGTGCTCGAAACAGCCGCCAAGGTTAATTCTCCGGTGATCATCCAGTTTTCTAATGGCGGCGCCCAATTCTTCGCTGGTAAAGGAATGCCCAATGATAAACTGCAGGCGAACATCTCCGGCGGTATCTCCGGCGCGAAGCACATACACGAAGTTGCAAAATATTATGGTGTGCCGGTGATCCTGCATACGGACCATGCCGCCAAAAAATGGCTGCCCTGGATCGACGGTCTGCTGGATGCCGGTGAAACCTTCATGAAAGAAAAAGGCCAGCCCCTGTACAGCTCTCATATGCTGGACCTTTCAGAAGAGCCCATCCATGAGAACATCGCAACTTCCAAAGCTTACTTTGAAAGAATGAACAAGCTCGGTATGAGCATCGAGATAGAACTGGGTGTTACCGGCGGTGAAGAAGACGGTGTGGATAATTCCGGTGTAGAGAACTCCCTGCTGTACACACAGCCGGAAGATGTAGCCTATGCTTACGAACAACTCTCTCAGGTAAGCTCCCGCTTCACCGTGGCCGCAGCTTTCGGTAATGTGCATGGCGTGTACAGCCCGGGTAATGTTGAACTGCGCCCCGAGATACTGAAAAACAGCCAGGAATTCATCGAGCAAAAATTCGGCACCGCCAAAAAACCGGTGTATTATGTATTCCACGGCGGCTCCGGCTCTCCGAAGAACCAGATCAACGAGACCCTCGGTTACGGCGTTATCAAAAT
This genomic stretch from Chitinophaga sp. XS-30 harbors:
- a CDS encoding helical backbone metal receptor, whose amino-acid sequence is MLFTDQLGRSVEIPSPPRRIVSVVPSQTELLYDLGVSVTGITKFCVHPESWFRSITRIGGTKQLNIEKIISLQPDLIIANKEENEKAQIEALAAKFPVWISDIQNLGDACNMILSLGNILQKTSEALSITSRIKEGFARLQPPSLAIPAAYFIWRNPWMIAGGDTFIHEMMHACGFRNVFEDMPRYPVISLAQLAASGCRLVLLSSEPYPFCEKHIAEVREYLPDADIRLVDGEMFSWYGSRLLHAPEYFRELMVSLQH
- a CDS encoding ubiquinol-cytochrome c reductase iron-sulfur subunit: MERRDFLSNMGITLVIACAGGIAACSKGGDTPEPAPNPNPNPNPNPGGARLTVNLNSQIPNIGDYIISSGVVLIRLAAGNVPASFSALTSTCTHEGCTLSNYASATQKIECGSSCGHGSRFNTDGTVSNGPATGALTKYTVEISGTTLTVK
- the fbaA gene encoding class II fructose-bisphosphate aldolase yields the protein MGKYKAGVLFGEELEALYNDAKENEFAMPAVNVVGTDSANAVLETAAKVNSPVIIQFSNGGAQFFAGKGMPNDKLQANISGGISGAKHIHEVAKYYGVPVILHTDHAAKKWLPWIDGLLDAGETFMKEKGQPLYSSHMLDLSEEPIHENIATSKAYFERMNKLGMSIEIELGVTGGEEDGVDNSGVENSLLYTQPEDVAYAYEQLSQVSSRFTVAAAFGNVHGVYSPGNVELRPEILKNSQEFIEQKFGTAKKPVYYVFHGGSGSPKNQINETLGYGVIKMNIDTDMQWAFWEGVLKYYKKNEAYLQAQLGNPEGENKPNKKYYDPRVWLRKGEETFVERLTEAFNDLNCINRNA